AAAAGATTTGCCACATGTCACACAGGTGAAAGGCTTTTCCCCTGTGTGAATTCTGTTATGGACATTCAAGCCTGAGACCCTAACAAACCTTTTCCCACAAGTAAGGCAGGGGAAAGACCTCTCGCCTGTGTGGGATCTTCTATGTTTAGTCAAATCATACTTGTGGCTGAAAATTTCCCCACAAATCTTGCACGAGTGCGTCTCCTTACCATCATGGACACACTGATGTGTCTGTAATTCTGACTTGTTCTTAACCTCTTCATCACATGTATCACATTTGAAAGACGTTTGACCTTGATGAGGATTACAATCAGTCTCTGATGTTTGAGTTGTCTGAAGTCTTTTCTTCTTACATCTTCTATTTTTTGTTGGTTCTGAATTTTCTCTTGATTCTGAGTCTTCATGCTCGTTTCCTTGGATGCCTTGATTCTCTGTAACATGGGAGTTGTGAGAGAGGAGATGCTGTTCACTTTGTTGCTCAGGTTCATTGTGGTCACTCTCCTCATGAGCAGGAGTCAACATGAATGTCTCAGTCTCCTGCTTTACTATGGGCTCCTCTCTCCCCTGACTTAggtcctcctgctcctccttcaTCTGTGGAGGCTCTGGCTCCTCTTGGTCCAGACTGAAGGTCCTCTCCTGGTTACAGAGCTGCTCCCCCTCTTTACTCACATGTGTCTGTGGGACATCTGGAGAAACAGAGAatcaaaaatgaagttactATCATATTATTCAGCTTGTTTGGGTTacatgacaaagaaaaacatcgGAAGAACAGTTTATATCCTGCGCGTAAATCAAGGAGGTATTTGCCTAAAATGTTTTAAGGCTGttgtcttctttgttgtttttatgcaaGCACTCGGAGCGGCTAATTAGCTGGTGTGAGGGATGTGCGTAAATGCTTCAGCCTCCTTCTGGAACAATGGGGTCCCCACTCTGTGGTTCTGAAAAAGAATGGCACCAtaggaaacaaacacaaaccagTTATCTCATGGTACAACATGACACAGCTTTCTTGTTTCTTACTTTTTCTGTGTACGCTGACGTGAGGTTGCCAAACGATATCCAGCAGTGTGCGCTGTCGATCGATCTCTGCCTCGTACTCGACGACAGTTCTCtgaaaaaccccaaaaatgtcttcagcagcagcagttagtCGCTCGACGATAAACTCTCTCAGATTCTCAGTTGAACTCATTTCTGATGATTTATCAAACGAGAAAAGCTGAGCTACAACACCAGGCAGTTTTTCCACGATGCAGCAACTTCATTCAAACAGCTCCGACTAGTGTTTGTTTACTTCCGCTGTGTGTCACACCCAGAAACACCGACGGCGAAGGTTCCCCAACATTTGTTCCGCTTTCACCTGACGAAATTTCTGCAATGAGGCCCAAATCTGAAATTATCCTGCCTTTATTCTAAAATCATATAAAATTCTAAacttctttaaaccattttgattAATTCCACTTACaccactttaaaagaaaaaatgaaagttaGCTGATTATCTTAcatattttatctaattttaaattaaaataagaaaGTAAGTAAAATAAGTTGACATTAGATCAGTCAAAACTATCTTTTCctcaggattttgacttaaGATGTCATCTTTTGAAATTACCtacctttcacatttttcttttattcggTGTCAGAAGTAGTCTTTAACTACTGTTaattattttagaaaataaatgtaattcatGAGTCATTCCATGAATATGGTACAATTTGAATctaatattttttaactgttctTTAACTATTTAGCCAAAAAAGTcgatttaaaagctttttataaTGATTGAAGTGTCTCCTGTAAGAAGAGAATacttattatatttatttaacagACTTTTTTCAGTTGAAACCCCCATATATTTCATGTCCCAAAGAGTACGTAGTATATTATTGATAAAATTAGCAAAATATCCATAATTGTtgccaacaaaacaaaaatctacaCAGGCCCTTTTCATTGGcaatgttgtatttatttaataaatgcCTGATATTTAATCAAAATATCAATATAAAGCTCTGTCCCCAACCCTGTTATACAAGTTACCCTTCCCCTATGAAAATACTGAAGTGATGCTTCTATGACATCAGCAACCAGATGAGACATTTTTGAGGCCTTTTGGACAGCAGGAGCAGCAAGAGGCAAGCTGCTAACACTTTTATAATcatatttcagttgttttaacTGAAATATTGTAGTCATCAAGTCTAAAAACTCAACCGAATTACATGAAATAATGAGAGAAAACaataaattgtgaaaaaatatatgaaatgtATTGTTTCAATCAATAACTACTtacaggaaaggaaaaaaagaaactttttgaTGGTATTCTAAttgtttttagatgcacctaTCATAAATAACAAATTCACTTCAATTGTAATTatccaaacattttattatcatgtgtgaaaaaaacagttgtttCAGTTTCTCACTTGCCaagtaaatgataaaaataggatttttagtagttttagtggtagtttttgaatttttgatttCTAAAATACTTGCATTCTAATTATTATGAAAGGTGGTTTAATTCATTTGCAAGCActgtatcatttttttcctctgtaaacactgacaaaaacaaagtcatttctATGTCAAATCCAATTATCCTACAGGCCCTTTTAATAACCAGCTGCACACTGTCATGcattaaaaggacaaaaaaataaattacccaaccctcctcctccccagccaccTCGGTTTCCAGGTCAAACTGCTCCATGCATCCATTCGTCCCTTGAACGCAGTGTCTAGGTGAAGATCTTCTGAAATCTGCTCCTCAGAAGTCTCCCCAGTGCCTAGACtcaatgggggggggggggtcctctCCTGCTGTTCTCCTCACTACCACCTcaagttcataaagacatcacAATGGAGTCTATACACTAAGACGTTTCACAAttccaaacatttccaaacttataaaaaaaaaaaaaaaaaaaaaaaatcattgttaaaCTCGTAAAGTCTTTCTTGTTGAATGGCTTTTATGAAGTGTAAAACAGTTTGATGTAGATTAGATAAATTCATTTGAAGAATGGGAAATAAAGTAatcaaatatgtatttaaaaaacaactaaacacatcttgtctttaaacacattttaaagctaatctttttgttatttttgtcctGAGAAGGCCTGACATAAATGTTGTAGAtaataaatcaacaaaacagCCCTCAGATTTAATCTTTACATGTGATAGTAAACTGATTGATTGTTTAGATTTTAAGAATAAGGATCAATACACAGTCATTAAGCCATTATCTGAAATGTTATCAGATtatgttataaaaataactttagATTATTCTACATACTgctaaatttcaaatgtgaCAAACTGAGTTGTCTGTCCACACACAAAAGCAATAACCAGCATCATGCAGTTATGAAACAATGACCTGAGAGAAAAATTCTTACAAAAAGTGTGTTGATAGTGCAAAAATGATGTTGTAAATAAACCAGAGCAAACCATTGTGTGCAATACAGAACTATCACTTAACCTTAATCATCACCACCACATCTACATGCAAACAACTACTTGTCTGCATGGCATTTTGTGTGCTGTGAAAGTTCAGATGTGGTAACAAATCTTTTCCCACAGGTCTTACAAAGGTGTGGACGCTCACCTGTGTGAGCTCTTCTCATGTGAACTTTTAAGACACCACGATCGTTGAAAGACCTGTCACATGCTGTGCAAGAAAATGGTTTCTCACCTGTATGAATTCTTCTGTGCTTAACTAAACTACTTTTGTGAGGAAATGATTTCCCACAGATATCACAGGAGAAAGGCCTCTCACCagtgtgtgttctcatgtgaGAATTCAAATGTGTGATCCGAAAGAATCTCTTCCCACAGGTGCTGCAACAGAAGCGCCTCTCACCTGTGTGGGATCTTGTGTGACAAGGCAAATATGACTTGCATTTGAACATTTTCCCACAAATCTTACATGGATGCCTCTTTTTACCATCATGGACACGCTGATTTGTCTTTAATGCGTCTTTGTTATCAACCTCTTCACCACATGTCTCCCCTTTCAAAGActtttgaatttgatgatgattaaaatgaatCTCTGATTTGGCATTTTTCTGAATTCTTCTCTTCTTGCGTCTTCTCTTTTGTGCTGGGTCTGATTTTCCACTTGTTTCTGAGTCACTGTGCTTGGGTTCATCAGGATCTTGATCCTCAGTGACATGGGAGGTGTGAGAGAGGAGATGGCattctttttgttgttgaagtTCACTGTTGTTACTTTCCTCATGAGCAGGAGTCAACATGAATGTGTCTGTCTCCTGCTTTATTTTGAGCTGCTCTCCCTTCTGACTGCTGAAGAGTTCCTGTTGTTCCTCCTTCATCTGTGGAGGCTCTGGCTCCTCTTGGTCCAGACTGAAATTCCTCTCCTGGTTACAGAGCTGCTGGTCGGTCACAACCTCCTCatctttagtcacatttttctttGGGACATCTGAGGGAACAGATAATGAAACCCTGTGCTTGAACTAAAAACTGAATAACTAGTGATGGGCCAAGCCTATGTTAGTGCAGGCTAAGCCTTTGGATCTTGATGTAGGCCCAGCCTACATCTCTGATTCAGAGGCAAGAGAAAGACAACAGGTGTTGTGCCAAGGTACTTACCCCAGGTAGAGTGCCTGCCTTGTACTCATACCATAATGAAGTTATCACTACCACTGGTCATAAAACATGCAGTCAGTACCAGCATATTTATGATTCAGCTTGTTAGGTTTACACGACAAAGAAAAACTTCTGTAGAACAGTTTTCCTGTGTGTATAGTAGAGATGTATATATTAAAGACGTCTAAGGtttcaaaaataactgaaaacttttaattttagaGAAGACAGCTCGTTAAACTTCTGTTTCTTGGCTTTCTAATTACAAATTAGAACACAAAATGTTTAAACGCTGTTGTCTTCATTTCTCTTGGTTTTATCCAAGTACTAGGAATGGTGAATTAGTGAGTGTGCAGATGTGCGTAACATCATATGCTTTCACCTCCTCCAGGAACAGAGGGGTCCCcactctgtggtgctgaaagAGAATGACACCATagggaacaaaaacaaaccaattATCTTTGTTCATGTATCATATAAAACCTGTTTGTTTCTCACCTATCCTGTGTAAGTTGATGTGAGGTTGCCAAACAATATCCAGCAGTGTGCGCTGTCGATCGATCTCTGCCTGGTATTCAACAATAGTTCTCtgaaaaaccccaaaaatgtcttcagcagcagcagttagcCGCTGGACAACAAACTCTCTCAGATTCTCAGTAGCacacatttttgatgatttatcAAAAACGAAAAAAGCTGAGCTACAACTACACACAGACCTTACAATGCTGCAACTTCAAACAGCTACGACTCCTGTTTGTTTACTTCTGTGAGTCACACTCAGAACCACCTGGAATAACGCTCTTTTCCCATAGGCCTAGTCTACATGAAACTGGTGGGCCTAGCCCACATCCCAGATCTGAGGGAAGAGAAAAGATGACTCACAAACAAGTGCTCTGGTTCAGATCAGTTCTCTCCGATTGATTGTCAGAATGACATTGTCAGACGGTGTCCACAGATGGTTGTCATTTGGTGGAGCAGCAGTCAATCACATGGCATAACAGAAGGTAACAGAGTACACCTAAGATGAGTCCATGAACTTTGAGCCCCATGTATCTTGAGATAAGGCTTAGAAAATGAACCTTGAAACATACATTCCTGCAAGATAAGAATGTCTTCATATGGACTCAAAACTGGTTTTGACAATTATTCCAATTTACatcacttaaaaagaaaaaaatgaaagttagATGGTCATCTTATTTATTTGATCTAGTtcttaataaaaatgagaaagtcGGTCATAGTTGGCAGGATGGTCTCACAGTGCTTTATCAAAGTTAATCTCAATTTAATTCAGCAACTTTATTAATCCTTCAAGGGACAGACAAACCAGGGATAACCATTTTGTAATGCAGAACTATCACTTAACCATAATCATCACCACTACATCTTAACGCAAACAGCTACTTGTCTGCATGGCATTTCATGTGCTGTGAAAGTTGAGATGAGGTAACAAATCTTTTCCCACATGTCTTACAAAGGTGTGGACGCTCACCTGTGTGAGCTCTTCTCATGTGAACTTTTAAGACACCACGATCGTTGAAAGACCTGTCACATGCTATGCAAGAAAATGGTCTTTCATCTGTATGAATTCTTCTGTGCTTAACTAAACTACTTTTGTGAGGAAATGATTTCCCACAGATATCACAGGAGAAAGGCCTCTCACCagtgtgtgttctcatgtgaATATTCAAATGTGTGATCCGATAGAATCTCTTCCCACATGTGCTGCAGCAGTGGGGCCTCTCACCTGTGTGGGATCTTGTGTGATAAGTCAAATAGGACTTGAATCTGAACATTTTCCCACAAATCTTGCATGAATGCATCTCTTTATCATTGTGGGTGCGCTGATGTGTCTTTAATTCTGACTTGCTCTTAACCTCTTCACCACATGTCTCCCCTTTCAAAGACTTTTTACTTTGATgaggacaaaaataaatctctgattttttatttttctgaattcttctcttcttttgtgTTCTCTTTTGTGCTGTGTCTGATCCTCCTCTTGTTTCTGAGTCACTGTGCTTCGGTTCATCAGGATCTTGATCCTCAGTGACATAGGAGGTGTGAGAGTGGAGCTGCTGTTTATTTAGTTGTTCAAGTTCACTGTTGTCACTTCCCTCACAAGCAGGAGTCAACATGAATGTGTCTGTCTCCTGCTTTATTTTGAGCTGCTCTCCCTTCTGACTGCTGAAGAGTTCCTGTTGTTCCTCCTTCATCTGTGGAGGCTCTGGCTCCTCTTGGTCCAGACTGAAGTTCCTCTCCTGGTCACAGAGCTGCTGGTCAGCTACAACCTCCTCCTCTTTACAAGCATGTTGATCTGGGACATCCGGAGGGAAAGAGAATCAAAAAATCAAGTTATCATTTGATACAAAACATGCATTTGGGACCAAGATGTATTATTCAACTTGTTAGGGTTACATggcaaagaaaaacataaaaaaaaacaggaagaaccACCAACAGAGGGATCCCTACTCTGGTGCTGAAAGAGAACGACACCGTGGGGAAAACAAACCATTTATCTCTGTTCATGTAtcatattaaacatgtttgtttctcACCTATCCTGTGTAAGTTGATGTGAGGTTTCCGATCAATATCCAGCAGCCTGCGCTGTTGATCGATCTCTGCCTCGTACTCGACGATAGTTCTCTGAAAAACTCCAAAAAtgtcttcagcagcagcagttagcCGCTGGACGATAAACTCTCTCAGATTCTcagttgaacacatttttgttcatttattaaAAACGTAAAAGCTGAGCTACAATTACAGGTATCGCTTCACGATGCAGAAACTTCATTCAAACTACGACTCATGTTTGTTTACTTCCGCAGTGTGTCACACTCAGAACCACCGACGACGAAGGTTCACAAACAATTTGTTCCGCTTTCACCTgatgaaatgtgaaattttCTTGCCTTATTCGAAAATCACATAAACTTCGATAaaacaatttattaaattacatttacatcactttaaaagaaaaaaagaaagttagTTGATTTTCATATGTATTCTAtcacattttcaataaaaataagagaGTAGGCCATAGTTATGAAATAAGTAGACATTATCCAAAACAGtcaaaacaatgcatttttctcagaaGATAGACTTAAGTTGTTGTTCTTTTCTAATAAATACCtaactttcatatttttatttcattcagtggcagaaatggtcttCTATTActatgaatgtttaaaaaaaaacacgtttttCATAACGTTATACATCACAATTTGTTGTATAGAACAATTATTGCACTCTTCAAAACaatgttgttttcaaaaatgtcagtaGTGGAAAAATGTTCTTCACAGTTTCaccatcagaaaataaaaatcaacccATAAATGTTCAGTGTAAATATCAGAACAAAACTTCAGCAAGCTCTGACTCCAACAAGGGAAATTGGTGTTGTCTGGAAACCTAATTCTTCATGTTCTATTTCTGCGCTACAAAGACCAAAATcatatttccttattttttccttttttttttttttttttttttttgactttcatgcctttattaagAGAGAATGAtggtggatagagttggaaacaggctTGAGAGAGTGGAGAacagacatgcaggaaaagagaCATGGACTTGAAAAGGCCAGACACGAACCCAGGTTGCCTATGTACATGGGGAAGGACCTAACTGCTGCACCAGAAAGAAGGAACACGAGAAGCTCGAGAAATACCAAGGGCTGAAGGAAAAGCTAGAGAAGATGTGGGGTGTGAAGGCAACAGTGGTGGGACACTGGGGGCTGTAACCCCCAAGCTGGGTGGATGGCTCCAGCAGGTAACGGGATCAACATCTGGTATCTCTGTCCAGAAGTGAACACTCCTAGGAACAGCTAAGGTCCTGTGAGAACCATCAGGCTTCCAGGTCTCTGGTTGAGGACCCGTACTTGAAGGAGACACAATACCGCTCAGGTGTGTGAGGGAGGAATttttcatacacacacacacacacacacatatatatatatatatatatatatatataaacatacacaaatataaagacaaaaacaaagttctTTTTATGTACATTCTTttgaaaaatgggaaataaaataatcaagtaTGAATAGAAGCAAACACATGTAATTAAACACATTGTGTCCTTGAACAAGGTTTAAAGCcaaacttttattattttttgtaattgaaAAGGCATGACACAAGCATTGTAATAATAAATTACAAAACAGATTTGATCTTTACATGTGATGGTGGACTaactgtttgttttggtttttgcaCATGGAGCCATCATGGGAAATGGTACCAGATGATGTTATAAAAGCAAACTTGAGGGCATTTTATTCTAGATACTGCTGAAATTTACTATTACAAAGCTGAGAAGGGGTGGACATAGCAAGTGCATGGcctaggacagtggttctcaactggtccggcctcaggacccaccagtctgtcttaaaACAGATcgtgacccaagtttccaaaaaaaaaattcaataatgTATGTTAAGTGAGACAGCTGAtataaaagaaaagggacaaaactgacaaattttataccctctttccccaccATTATGTGTCAGTTTTTGCGAGTTTTCGAGAGAACTTGTggaattacttcattatcatgggaaaagttgCAATTTATTGCAAGACGGGAAAATTTGTAAATAcattgaaatattgatcaaacatttaaatttacccaacttcacagtaaaacagggtagaATAGAGTTAAGAGTCGagttgaggttttttttttttatataaaacctTAATTAGGTATTAATCCTGGCAGAAAACGTTGAAAATGAGCAGCAACTTTACACAAGGTCAGATTGAACCTCCTCTCAAAGGAAAACTGTTTTGTGTTCAATACAGAGATGCAACTCAAACTCTAACTCAATCATCTCCACCACATCTATCTACTCATGACTACTTGTCTGCATGGGATTCCATGTGCTGTGAAAGTTGAGATGATTCAAAGAATCTTTTCCCACAGGTCTTACAAAGGTATGGACGCTCACCTGTGTGATCTCGTCTCATGTGAACTGTTAAGacatgcagatatttaaaagacctgtcacattcattacaagAAAAcggtttttcacctgtatggatTATTTTGTGCTGATCCAAATGATTTCTCTGGGCAAATGATTTCCCACAGGTAACACAGGAGTAAGGCCTCTCACCAGTGTGAGTTCTCATgtgaatatttaaatgtttcttctGAAAGAATCTTTTCTCACACATGCTGCAGGAGAAAggcctctcacctgtgtgtgttctcatgtggaCCTTCAATTCATCTCTTACTTTGAAAGATTTGCCACATGTTTCACAGGAGTACGGTTTTTCACCAGTGTGAATCCTTTTGTGCTTATTCAAATGATTTTTCTGTGTAAATGTTGCCCCACATATAGTACAGGAGTAAGGCTTTTCACCTGTGTGAGTTCTCATGTGAATTTTCAAGTCAGATTTATCCCCAAAAGATTTGCCACATATTTCACAGGGGAAAGGCTTTTCACCTGTGTGAATTCTATTATGGATATTTAGGCCTGAGATCTGAACGAATCCTTTTCCACAAGTACTGCATGAATAGGGCCTCTCACCTGTGTGGGATATTGTATGCTTAGCCAGCTCCGACTTGTAGCTGAACATTTTCCCACAAATGTTGCATGAATGCATCTCCTTACCCGCATGGAAACGTTTATGTATCTGTAATTCTGACTTGTTCCTAACCTCATCACCACATGTCAAACATTGAAATGACATTTGACTTTGGTGAGGATTACAATCAGTCTCTGATGTTTCAGTTTTCTGACTTTGTGTTGATTCTGATTTTTCGTGAACACTTTCTTGGTAATCTTGATTCTTAATGGCATGGTAGTTGTCAGAGAGGAGCCACTGTTCATTTTGTTGTT
This region of Cheilinus undulatus linkage group 2, ASM1832078v1, whole genome shotgun sequence genomic DNA includes:
- the LOC121522786 gene encoding zinc finger protein OZF-like, with protein sequence MSSTENLREFIVERLTAAAEDIFGVFQRTVVEYEAEIDRQRTLLDIVWQPHVSVHRKNVPQTHVSKEGEQLCNQERTFSLDQEEPEPPQMKEEQEDLSQGREEPIVKQETETFMLTPAHEESDHNEPEQQSEQHLLSHNSHVTENQGIQGNEHEDSESRENSEPTKNRRCKKKRLQTTQTSETDCNPHQGQTSFKCDTCDEEVKNKSELQTHQCVHDGKETHSCKICGEIFSHKYDLTKHRRSHTGERSFPCLTCGKRFVRVSGLNVHNRIHTGEKPFTCVTCGKSFGVKFDLKIHMRTHTGERPFSCATCGSTFTQKSHLTTHNRIHTGEKPYSCETCGMSFKVREVLRVHIRTHTGDRPFSCSTCGKAFFQKKHLNAHEKIHTGEKPFSCTTCEAKFAQKNHLDKHKRVHTGEKPFSCKECNRSFTDHGVLRIHMRRAHTGERPYLCKTCGKRFFDSSDRSQHMKLHAGK
- the LOC121517075 gene encoding transcription factor TBF1-like, which codes for MCATENLREFVVQRLTAAAEDIFGVFQRTIVEYQAEIDRQRTLLDIVWQPHINLHRIDVPKKNVTKDEEVVTDQQLCNQERNFSLDQEEPEPPQMKEEQQELFSSQKGEQLKIKQETDTFMLTPAHEESNNSELQQQKECHLLSHTSHVTEDQDPDEPKHSDSETSGKSDPAQKRRRKKRRIQKNAKSEIHFNHHQIQKSLKGETCGEEVDNKDALKTNQRVHDGKKRHPCHCFITA
- the LOC121525775 gene encoding zinc finger protein 2 homolog — its product is MCSTENLREFIVQRLTAAAEDIFGVFQRTIVEYEAEIDQQRRLLDIDRKPHINLHRIDQHACKEEEVVADQQLCDQERNFSLDQEEPEPPQMKEEQQELFSSQKGEQLKIKQETDTFMLTPACEGSDNSELEQLNKQQLHSHTSYVTEDQDPDEPKHSDSETRGGSDTAQKRTQKKRRIQKNKKSEIYFCPHQSKKSLKGETCGEEVKSKSELKTHQRTHNDKEMHSCKICGKMFRFKSYLTYHTRSHTGERPHCCSTCGKRFYRITHLNIHMRTHTGERPFSCDICGKSFPHKSSLVKHRRIHTDERPFSCIACDRSFNDRGVLKVHMRRAHTGERPHLCKTCGKRFVTSSQLSQHMKCHADK
- the LOC121525757 gene encoding zinc finger protein OZF-like isoform X1 translates to MFSTDKLRGFILERLTAAAEDIFGVFQRTIVEYEAELDRQRRLLDTVREPHTDLQNIDVPHQHGYKKEEPLADQQLCNQERNFSPDQEEPESPQIKEEQEELCIIQEGEELIVKQETDTFMWTPILEDSDHDESEQQNEQWLLSDNYHAIKNQDYQESVHEKSESTQSQKTETSETDCNPHQSQMSFQCLTCGDEVRNKSELQIHKRFHAGKEMHSCNICGKMFSYKSELAKHTISHTGERPYSCSTCGKGFVQISGLNIHNRIHTGEKPFPCEICGKSFGDKSDLKIHMRTHTGEKPYSCTICGATFTQKNHLNKHKRIHTGEKPYSCETCGKSFKVRDELKVHMRTHTGERPFSCSMCEKRFFQKKHLNIHMRTHTGERPYSCVTCGKSFAQRNHLDQHKIIHTGEKPFSCNECDRSFKYLHVLTVHMRRDHTGERPYLCKTCGKRFFESSQLSQHMESHADK